In Torulaspora globosa chromosome 1, complete sequence, a genomic segment contains:
- the SLD2 gene encoding Sld2p (ancestral locus Anc_2.468) — translation MLKDQLKIELKKWEYAFIKEHGRDPNKDDIKRLPEIRNMYKKYARLRKDHSPVASHSAQEQRSSAKASVMELGPTPQIYGKAMSIFDMNISPIKTSPIDGTRDSEEPVIIKHTTDDLPACEDLPVKRQLTFTSPAPSSSPRKGSDCRHKAYGPNSPLKWEKENLHISIKCVSPLKRTPVKGFNQGTVSFSPSPLVRRPLTRPLLELMKEHEAIVEEFKQMEDKDDETLLSSKRPDNIFAEEEEIVLDDERKTVKTRRRKILRRKVIEEQNEGIEKNIAEEITKLKQQRVKDFLGVNENSTEDNDDSAAGPDQQQEQGKETITKSMQKGGRKRNKKYNLVSNNFRRLKLPTKKAGNRRWNNRRR, via the coding sequence ATGCTgaaagatcaattgaagattGAATTGAAAAAATGGGAGTATGCTTTCATAAAGGAACATGGCCGGGATCCCAATAAGGATGACATCAAGAGACTACCGGAGATAAGGAACATGTACAAGAAATACGCCAGGCTGCGGAAGGACCACTCGCCTGTAGCTTCACATTCTGCACAGGAGCAGCGTTCTTCCGCTAAAGCTTCTGTAATGGAGCTGGGACCTACGCCTCAGATATATGGCAAGGCGATGAGTATCTTTGATATGAATATCTCACCTATTAAGACGTCTCCAATTGACGGAACCAGGGACAGTGAAGAACCCGTGATCATAAAGCACACGACTGATGATCTCCCTGCGTGTGAGGACCTGCCAGTCAAGCGACAACTGACCTTCACTTCCCCTGCACCGAGTTCATCGCCAAGAAAAGGGTCTGATTGCAGGCACAAGGCATATGGTCCCAACTCGCCTTTGAAAtgggagaaggagaatttACACATAAGCATAAAATGCGTGTCGCCGCTGAAGCGAACGCCTGTCAAAGGCTTTAATCAAGGAACAGTTTCCTTTAGCCCTTCCCCTCTCGTACGGAGACCATTAACTAGGCCCCTACTAGAATTAATGAAGGAACATGAAGCCATTGTGGAAGAATTTAAGCAGATGGAGGACAAGGACGATGAGACTTTGCTTTCGTCGAAAAGACCTGACAACATCTTTgccgaggaagaggagatAGTGCTGGATGATGAAAGGAAAACAGTAAAGAccagaagaaggaagataCTGCGAAGAAAAGTTATAGAAGAGCAGAATGAGggaattgaaaaaaacATAGCGGAGGAAATAACGAAACTGAAGCAGCAACGCGTCAAAGACTTCTTGGGTGTTAATGAGAATTCGACGGAAGATAATGACGATTCAGCGGCAGGGCCAGATCAACAGCAAGAACAAGGTAAAGAGACAATAACGAAATCCATGCAGAAAGGCGGCAGGAAAAGAAATAAGAAATACAATCTTGTGAGCAACAACTTCAGAAGGCTCAAACTGCCGACAAAAAAGGCAGGAAACCGTCGGTGGAATAATAGAAGACGATAA
- the CTF13 gene encoding Ctf13p (ancestral locus Anc_2.467) translates to MDVGLFLALPVDIRTWVYYQLDGNFSCVTPEPIEQLYSDQIIKLASQVEKDSSASQKLLKKRLYDVFAQYLNIFDYSPSLISRWLEYSLWLRYDSIVLDCMRLNHAYGGTLIGQVDWIYLDGRLRLAYFKNCMPVVWYTLREYARWIIREETEDDELDGVSFFRLNLEYSSLDFLKRIFKSMRNNDLFLLLSEVFLEEDGETDLPALVDDDADQVAYPVEDLRVIELLSKLESMKNLNRISVRGDRLFEALINFHGVRDNPGRTISYMVKKRIMRLELWQLNEPARSGLADFTRWENLRELRLVNINTIDFNKLVLPSLCKMISLESVSEVVWWDLESKIGSVIEGSTITRKLNATTKLRFLDRKSLKPDNLGLCQSIVWQAFKHLNFLKLQNVTTVRGGKIVIPCALYNNRRVLLFPTTSSVKEIIII, encoded by the coding sequence ATGGATGTGGGCCTATTCCTTGCATTACCTGTCGATATAAGAACATGGGTTTACTATCAGCTGGACGGTAACTTTAGCTGTGTGACTCCTGAGCCCATCGAGCAATTATACTCTGAtcagatcatcaagctAGCATCACAAGTAGAGAAGGATAGTAGTGCTAGTCAGAAATTACTAAAAAAGAGGCTTTATGATGTGTTTGCTCAATATCTGAATATCTTTGATTACTCGCCGTCGCTAATAAGCCGGTGGTTGGAATATTCTCTGTGGTTGCGATATGATAGCATTGTCCTCGACTGTATGAGACTTAACCATGCGTATGGCGGGACCTTAATAGGTCAAGTTGATTGGATTTATCTAGACGGGCGACTAAGGTTAGCctatttcaagaattgcaTGCCAGTGGTGTGGTATACGCTGCGGGAGTACGCAAGATGGATTATCAGAGAAGAGACAGAGGACGACGAACTAGATGGCGTCAGCTTTTTCAGGCTCAACTTGGAATACTCAAGCCTAgattttttgaaaagaatcTTTAAGTCAATGAGGAATAATGACCTCTTCTTACTTTTAAGCGAAGTGTTCCTCGAGGAAGATGGGGAAACAGATTTACCAGCTCTTGTCGATGACGACGCCGATCAGGTCGCATATCCAGTTGAGGATTTGAGGGTGATTGAGTTATTAAGTAAGTTGGAATCAATGAAAAACCTGAACAGGATATCTGTTCGAGGGGATCGTTTGTTCGAAGCGCTGATTAACTTCCATGGTGTGAGAGATAATCCAGGTAGAACCATTAGTTACATGGTCAAAAAAAGAATTATGCGTTTGGAACTCTGGCAACTTAACGAGCCGGCAAGGAGTGGCCTGGCGGACTTTACCAGGTGGGAAAATCTTAGAGAACTCAGACTCGTCAATATAAATACGATTGACTTCAACAAGCTGGTGCTGCCGAGCCTTTGCAAAATGATATCGCTAGAGAGCGTGTCTGAAGTTGTTTGGTGGGACCTGGAAAGCAAGATAGGTTCCGTGATCGAGGGATCGACGATCACTAGAAAACTAAATGCTACTACAAAGCTGCGATTTTTGGACCGAAAGTCGCTCAAGCCGGACAACTTGGGGCTATGTCAGTCCATAGTCTGGCAAGCATTCAAACATCTCAACTTTTTAAAGTTACAAAATGTGACGACGGTTCGTGGAGGCAAGATTGTGATCCCGTGTGCATTGTATAATAATAGGAGGGTTCTGCTCTTCCCCACTACCTCCAGCGTGAaggagatcatcatcatttga
- the UTP15 gene encoding snoRNA-binding rRNA-processing protein UTP15 (ancestral locus Anc_2.469): protein MSSSRQRIVTSRAPLLPQQTTPEQRYWRQYSSAQLVKEHNSVTHISFNPQHPHDFAVTSSTRVQIFSSSTRQVIKTFSRFKDIVYSASFRNDGKLLCAGDATGLVSVYESYNPRTLLLSINASSHPTHVTKFHDQDSKTLVTASDDRVTRVWDVAHAYEPQLELLGASDYVRTICFVPAAPHLVMTGSYDGFLRLYDTRSSGAVPVYSLNHGQPVENVTSISPTQVVSCGGSNFKVWDLTSNKKLHERGNFNKTVTCLDYVEDFDCPSRSALIASSLDGHVKVFDPLDNYKVKFGWKFSGAVLSCAVSPGEAQGNKHLVAGLSSGLLAIRTKSKEKRSNKPAGSVSAVTKSNNYQRMMRGSEYQGDQEHIIHNDKMKQQRRVRAFERNINQFKWSEALDSAFVPGMAKELTLTALQELRKRGKIRVALYGKDESSLEPLLNWCLKGIEDVRAAPVIADWLAVVIELYDELLETSPVLQEMIIDLRNKVRQEVYKAKEAQRIEGMLQLLTS, encoded by the coding sequence CATAATAGCGTTACACACATTTCATTCAATCCCCAGCATCCTCATGATTTTGCAGTGACATCGTCCACTCGAGTGCaaattttctcttccagtACTAGACAAGTTATAAAGACATTCTCGAGATTTAAGGACATAGTGTATTCAGCGTCGTTCAGAAATGATGGTAAGCTGTTATGTGCGGGAGATGCAACAGGTTTGGTTTCCGTCTACGAAAGTTACAACCCAAGGACACTTCTGCTCTCGATAAACGCCTCTTCGCATCCTACCCATGTTACAAAATTCCACGATCAAGACAGCAAGACACTGGTGACCGCCAGTGATGACAGAGTTACGAGGGTTTGGGATGTAGCACATGCATATGAACCACAATTGGAGCTGCTGGGCGCTTCAGATTATGTTCGGACAATTTGCTTTGTTCCTGCAGCGCCACATCTTGTGATGACAGGCTCTTATGATGGGTTTCTAAGACTTTATGACACCAGGTCATCTGGAGCCGTCCCGGTATATTCGCTTAATCACGGGCAGCCAGTCGAAAATGTCACTTCTATCTCTCCAACGCAAGTTGTTTCCTGTGGTGGCTCTAATTTTAAGGTATGGGATCTCACAAGCAACAAGAAATTACATGAGCGTGGTAACTTCAATAAAACAGTGACATGCTTAGATTATGTGGAGGATTTTGATTGTCCAAGCCGATCCGCGCTGATCGCATCCTCATTAGATGGTCACGTCAAAGTATTTGATCCTCTAGACAACTATAAGGTCAAGTTTGGCTGGAAGTTCTCGGGAGCGGTATTGAGCTGTGCTGTGTCCCCAGGTGAAGCTCAGGGAAATAAGCATTTGGTTGCCGGTCTCTCTTCCGGTCTATTAGCCATAAGAACGAAATCCAAGGAGAAAAGGTCAAACAAGCCTGCGGGCTCCGTATCGGCTGTCACGAAGAGTAATAATTACCAAAGAATGATGCGTGGATCGGAGTACCAAGGAGATCAGGAGCATATAATTCATAATGACAAAatgaagcagcagcggcGCGTACGTGCTTTCGAAAGAAACATAAACCAATTTAAGTGGAGTGAGGCATTGGATAGCGCGTTCGTTCCCGGCATGGCCAAAGAACTAACGCTTACTGCATTACAAGAACTTCGCAAGCGCGGTAAAATCAGAGTGGCCCTTTATGGGAAGGACGAATCTTCTCTAGAGCCCTTGCTAAACTGGTGCCTGAAAGGCATTGAGGACGTGAGAGCCGCTCCTGTGATTGCAGACTGGTTAGCTGTAGTTATAGAATTATATGACGAGTTACTGGAAACGTCACCAGTCCTGCAGGAAATGATCATCGACCTTAGAAATAAAGTAAGGCAGGAAGTATACAAAGCGAAAGAGGCTCAAAGGATTGAAGGTATGCTACAACTTTTGACGAGTTAG
- the KTI12 gene encoding Kti12p (ancestral locus Anc_2.462) codes for MPLVLFSGYPSSGKTTVAKELIALLEQRLQDDESLARRNYSIVYHSDRSLGIQHSDYVSSRDERKLRSEIISAVKRDLSARRIVIVDSLNYIKGFRYQLHCEVKNVATTFCLIHTMCPLDALHAWNRNEDHEAWDEQLLEQLIQRYEEPNAKTRWDSPLFPLLTTQDSIKDHFEEICSAIFRTSAKNGDHRDPLSKALQKPNSATILKPASQSNFIQVLDSDTSAVVRKIMDHVKVQQSIGGSSSSTRIIVSEETSDINDDRCCFVDLPSSGVTLPLLQRLKRQFVNLNKLRDMERSRIVPLFAEYLNRNLNND; via the coding sequence ATGCCATTGGTGTTATTCTCGGGATACCCGTCTAGTGGTAAGACCACGGTGGCGAAGGAACTGATCGCTTTGCTGGAGCAAAGGTTGCAGGACGACGAGTCGCTGGCTCGGAGAAATTATTCCATCGTGTACCATTCGGACCGCTCTCTGGGGATTCAACACAGCGATTATGTGAGTTCGAGGGACGAGAGAAAGCTTCGATCAGAGATCATTTCTGCAGTCAAGCGGGACCTGTCGGCACGCAGGATTGTGATTGTCGATTCGCTGAACTATATCAAGGGATTCCGTTACCAGCTCCATTGTGAAGTGAAGAATGTCGCGACGACCTTTTGTTTGATCCACACGATGTGTCCGCTGGACGCGCTGCACGCCTGGAACCGGAACGAGGACCACGAGGCTTGGGATGAGCAATTGCTCGAGCAGCTGATCCAGAGGTACGAGGAGCCCAATGCAAAGACCAGGTGGGACTCGCCTTTGTTCCCGCTCTTGACGACGCAGGACTCGATCAAAGACCACTTCGAGGAGATCTGCTCCGCGATCTTCCGCACAAGCGCTAAGAACGGCGACCACAGAGATCCGCTCTCCAAAGCGTTGCAGAAACCAAACAGTGCGACGATCCTGAAACCAGCGTCCCAATCTAACTTCATACAGGTGTTGGACTCGGACACCTCTGCCGTGGTGAGGAAGATCATGGATCACGTCAAGGTCCAGCAATCGATTGGCGGCTCTTCGTCCTCGACAAGAATCATCGTGTCGGAGGAGACTTCAGATATCAACGATGACCGATGTTGTTTCGTAGACCTGCCCTCATCGGGCGTCACCTTGCCGCTCTTGCAGAGATTAAAGAGGCAGTTTGTGAACTTGAACAAACTGAGAGACATGGAGAGATCGAGAATTGTGCCGTTGTTTGCAGAATATTTGAATAGGAACTTGAACAACGACTAA
- the SNO1 gene encoding putative pyridoxal 5'-phosphate synthase (ancestral locus Anc_2.466), producing the protein MQTEESMKRVGVLALQGAFSEHIQHLEKCVADNGYEVKIVTVRTPEELSQCDALVLPGGESTSMSLIAQRTGMFPHLRKFVHDPSKAVWGTCAGLIYISQELANERELVQPLELLKVRVRRNAFGRQAQSFVQNCNFSEFIPGCHDFPAVFIRAPVIEHIFDADAVKPLFTLESGLIVAASQGDNILATSFHPELAENDSRFHDWFLRQFVLK; encoded by the coding sequence ATGCAGACCGAGGAAAGCATGAAGCGTGTTGGCGTATTGGCCTTACAGGGTGCTTTTTCTGAACACATTCAGCATTTAGAGAAGTGTGTAGCGGACAATGGGTATGAGGTGAAAATCGTAACGGTGAGGACACCTGAGGAACTGTCACAATGCGATGCTCTTGTGTTGCCTGGCGGCGAGTCTACGTCGATGTCGCTGATCGCGCAAAGGACCGGGATGTTTCCCCATTTGCGTAAATTTGTGCACGACCCAAGCAAGGCTGTCTGGGGCACCTGCGCAGGGCTCATCTATATCTCGCAGGAGTTGGCAAACGAAAGGGAATTGGTGCAGCCACTGGAACTGCTGAAAGTGAGGGTCAGAAGGAACGCTTTTGGCAGACAGGCTCAGTCGTTTGTTCAGAACTGCAATTTCTCCGAATTCATACCGGGCTGTCACGATTTCCCAGCCGTTTTCATCCGGGCGCCGGTTATCGAGCATATTTTCGATGCGGATGCTGTGAAGCCGTTGTTCACTCTGGAAAGTGGATTGATCGTTGCGGCGTCGCAGGGCGACAATATCTTGGCGACCTCGTTCCATCCTGAGCTGGCAGAGAACGACAGCAGGTTTCACGACTGGTTTTTGAGGCAGTTCGTACtcaaatga
- the HAP4 gene encoding transcription factor HAP4 (ancestral locus Anc_2.464): MSSTKPLPIQPYPAAIAPQLSAAHNGTGATVGARKNGGASSSGLTIRTSRHWVLPPRPKPGRKPNHYDSKRSKQAAAAPPQPAPVVKKSVSQPVCVKKELASVPIKKSATAPACLTKKQVQPSPAKKQTKTALKKEIQHIKVENSKLKQELSQLVSDLQALKQRYNSPEAASTKKRQFLDDSTSAFLKFEEDERNEDLTQLPPLLVSTAKMKFTSSVSSCKTIPTDDEDMLTVSSSTPNSLISADLQHSSSSVSSASSLNLNPGQAHGLSPTIHAKPQLKFLDDHEQMQFYDKYMRMDFSLAPHQHIDENHLAALDSIKEEETEFKFGGANDDDILSFLENKHELAVQQDSKDDQCFFAVKQETREDDADFLLQQPVANDTISTTISNSTTSNFYMPPSLEELMEEQDGGSKNFPLNLTTNDFNYYEDNLDMLKMEAFDMI, from the coding sequence ATGTCCAGCACGAAACCATTGCCCATACAACCCTATCCAGCGGCTATCGCTCCACAGCTTAGTGCTGCGCACAACGGTACCGGCGCGACAGTTGGCGCGAGGAAAAACGGCGGCGcgagcagcagcggctTGACCATACGGACCTCTCGACATTGGGTGCTGCCACCGAGACCCAAGCCTGGCAGGAAGCCGAACCATTACGACTCGAAGCGGTCGAAGCAGGCTGCGGCGGCGCCGCCGCAGCCTGCACCTGTTGTCAAGAAGAGTGTGAGCCAGCCGGTCTGtgtgaagaaggagctcgCCAGCGTAccgatcaagaagagcgCAACAGCGCCCGCGTGTCTGACGAAAAAACAGGTTCAGCCTTCGCCGGCTAAGAAACAGACCAAGACGGCGctcaagaaggagatccAGCACATCAAGGTGGAAAAttcgaagctgaagcaggaGTTGAGCCAGCTGGTGAGCGATCTACAGGCGTTGAAACAGAGATATAATTCACCTGAGGCTGCTTCAACTAAGAAGAGGCAGTTCTTGGACGATTCGACTTCTGCTTTTTTGAAGtttgaagaggacgagCGCAACGAGGATTTGACCCAGTTGCCACCGCTGTTGGTCTCGACAgcaaagatgaagttcACCTCCTCGGTGTCCTCGTGCAAGACTATCCCGACCGACGACGAGGACATGCTCACGGTGTCGTCGTCGACTCCAAACTCACTGATATCCGCGGATTTGCAGCACTCGTCTTCGTCGGTGTCGTCAGCGTCGTCGCTGAATTTGAATCCCGGGCAGGCACACGGTCTTTCCCCAACGATACATGCCAAGCCGCAGCTCAAGTTTCTCGACGACCACGAGCAAATGCAGTTCTATGACAAGTACATGCGCATGGATTTTAGCCTGGCTCCGCACCAACACATCGACGAAAACCACCTGGCGGCGCTGGACTCTATCAAGGAGGAAGAGACAGAGTTCAAGTTTGGCGGCGCTAATGACGACGATATTTTGAGCTTCCTGGAGAATAAGCACGAATTAGCTGTTCAGCAGGATTCGAAGGATGACCAATGTTTCTTTGCTGTTAAGCAGGAGACGCGCGAAGACGACGCTGACTTCCTGCTGCAGCAACCTGTTGCAAACGATACAATTTCAACGACTATCTCGAATTCAACAACGTCGAATTTTTACATGCCACCCTCTTTGGAAGAGCTCATGGAGGAGCAGGATGGTGGTTCCAAAAATTTCCCTTTGAACTTAACAACTAATGATTTCAACTATTATGAAGACAATCTGGACATGTTGAAAATGGAAGCCTTTGACATGATATGA
- the MTG1 gene encoding putative GTPase MTG1 (ancestral locus Anc_2.463), translating into MKKFIPRFDFPDYNIPRTDFKGHQLKALKKFDSLRPQLNLILELRDVRAPLSTRNVLIDQLIDPRIHQRLVIYTKRDLVADNTHYLLKLSHWQQEIDEDFILIDAKRRQSARHVLDIIKSYKRQLEVRSQGLALPTGYKVLVAGMPNVGKSTLINTLRGAGSKVARTGAEAGVTRSTSETIRIGEPHDNIYLIDTPGIGLPGRLVNERQRMLSLSLCGCVKTNLVDPVVQADYLLYLANLQEPHKHYPGAPTNDVYKLLRRVQPRGAPRDNATAAAVHWLRQSHRGLIYDRELLLDTDSFSLRGYLSRQPQPEPQAKQQSRVTAHDRRLQNVHQLFPKLSGTQ; encoded by the coding sequence atgaagaagttcataCCGAGATTCGACTTCCCAGATTACAACATACCTCGAACCGATTTCAAAGGCCATCAACTGAAAGCCCTGAAAAAGTTCGATTCCCTAAGACCGCAGCTGAACCTAATCCTAGAGCTCCGCGATGTGCGCGCGCCGTTGTCGACCCGCAACGTGTTAATCGACCAACTCATCGATCCCCGAATACACCAGAGACTCGTGATCTACACCAAGCGAGACCTAGTCGCAGACAATACACACTACCTGCTAAAGCTATCCCACTGGCAGCAGGAGATCGACGAGGacttcatcctcatcgATGCCAAGCGACGGCAATCCGCACGTCACGTGCTCGACATCATAAAATCGTACAAGAGGCAGCTCGAGGTGCGCAGCCAGGGCCTCGCGCTGCCCACGGGCTACAAGGTGCTCGTTGCGGGCATGCCCAACGTGGGCAAGTCGACGCTGATCAACACGCTGCGCGGCGCAGGGAGCAAAGTCGCCCGGACGGGTGCCGAGGCGGGCGTTACCCGCAGCACCAGCGAGACCATCCGCATAGGCGAGCCGCACGACAACATCTACCTGATCGATACTCCCGGGATCGGGCTTCCGGGACGGCTCGTCAACGAGCGACAGCGCATGCTGTCGCTGTCGCTGTGCGGCTGCGTCAAGACCAACCTGGTCGACCCCGTCGTGCAAGCGGACTACCTGCTCTACCTGGCCAACCTGCAAGAGCCTCACAAGCACTACCCGGGCGCTCCGACCAACGACGTGTACAAGCTGCTGCGACGCGTGCAGCCCCGGGGCGCTCCGCGCGACAATGCCACCGCGGCCGCGGTGCATTGGCTGCGGCAGTCCCACAGGGGACTGATCTACGACCGCGAGCTTCTGCTTGACACTGACTCCTTTTCGCTCCGCGGCTATCTGTCCCGGCAACCGCAACCGGAGCCGCAAGCGAAACAGCAATCACGCGTGACGGCCCACGACCGCCGTCTGCAGAATGTCCACCAGTTGTTTCCGAAACTCTCCGGCACACAATGA
- the SNZ1 gene encoding pyridoxine biosynthesis protein SNZ1 (ancestral locus Anc_2.465) has protein sequence MSEFKIKSGLAQMLKGGVIMDVVTPEQAIIAEKAGACAVMALERIPADMRKSGQVCRMSDPKMIKDIMAAVSIPVMAKVRIGHFVEAQVLEALEVDYIDESEVLTPADWQNHIKKNEFKVPFVCGAKDLGEALRRINEGAAMIRTKGEAGTGDVSEAVKHITKIRGEIAEYKGTLKTEEQLAEKAKELRVPVELLKETLEQGKLPVVNFAAGGVATPADAALLMQLGCEGVFVGSGIFKSSHPEKLARAIVEATTHYSDAKKLLEVSSDLGEMMGGVCVESIKQTDKRLAEIGW, from the coding sequence ATGTCTGAGTTCAAGATTAAGAGTGGTCTAGCGCAAATGTTGAAGGGTGGTGTCATCATGGATGTGGTGACACCGGAGCAAGCTAtcattgctgaaaaggcTGGTGCTTGTGCGGTTATGGCGTTGGAGCGGATTCCTGCCGACATGCGTAAGTCTGGACAGGTGTGCCGTATGTCAGATCCAAAGatgatcaaagatatcatGGCAGCTGTTAGCATCCCGGTGATGGCCAAGGTGCGTATCGGCCATTTTGTCGAGGCACAGGTTTTGGAGGCGCTCGAGGTTGACTACATCGACGAGAGTGAAGTGTTGACTCCAGCTGACTGGCAGAATCacatcaagaagaacgagTTCAAGGTGCCATTTGTGTGTGGAGCCAAGGACCTGGGCGAAGCTTTGAGGAGGATCAACGAGGGTGCTGCTATGATTCGTACCAAGGGCGAAGCCGGTACCGGTGACGTCTCGGAGGCCGTTAAGCACATCACCAAGATCAGGGGCGAGATCGCAGAATACAAGGGGACTTTGAAGACTGAGGAGCAGCTTGCCGAGAAGGCTAAGGAACTAAGAGTGCCAGTTgagctgttgaaggagaCACTGGAGCAAGGGAAATTGCCAGTGGTCAACTTTGCCGCTGGCGGTGTGGCCACCCCTGCTGACGCTGCTCTCTTGATGCAGTTGGGTTGCGAAGGTGTCTTTGTTGGATCAGGTATTTTCAAGTCTTCGCACCCAGAAAAGTTGGCACGCGCCATCGTGGAAGCTACCACTCACTACAGCGACGCTAAGAAGCTGTTGGAGGTGTCCAGCGACCTAGGTGAAATGATGGGCGGTGTTTGCGTCGAATCGATTAAGCAAACCGACAAGAGACTGGCTGAAATCGGCTGGTGA